The Pongo abelii isolate AG06213 chromosome 20, NHGRI_mPonAbe1-v2.0_pri, whole genome shotgun sequence genome window below encodes:
- the NUP62 gene encoding nuclear pore glycoprotein p62 (The RefSeq protein has 2 substitutions compared to this genomic sequence), protein MSGFNFGGTGAPTGGFTFGTAKTATTTPATGFSFSTSGTGGFNFGAPSQPATSTPSTGLFSLATQTPATQTTGFTFGTATLASGGTGFSLGIGASKLNLSNTAATPAMANPSSFGLGSSNLTNAVSSTVTSSQGTAPTGFVFGPSTSSVAPATTSGGFSFTGGSTAQPSGFNIGSAGNSAQPTAPATLPFTPAVPAATTAGATQPAAPTPTATTTSTGPSLFASIATAPTSSATTGLSLCTPATTAGAPTAGTQGFSLKAPGAASGTSTTTSTAATAATTTTSSSTTGFALNLKPLAPAGIPSNTAAAVTASPGPGAAAGAAASSAMTYAQLESLINKWSLELEDQERHFLQQATQVNAWDRTLIENGEKITSLHREVEKVKLDQKRLDQELDFILSQQKELEDLLSPLEELVKEQSGTIYLQHADEEREKTYKLAENIDAQLKRMAQDLKDIIEHLNTSGAPADTSDPLQQICKILNAHMDSLQWIDQNSALLQRKVEEVTKVCEGRRKEQERSFRITFD, encoded by the coding sequence ATGAGCGGGTTTAATTTTGGAGGCACTGGGGCCCCTACAGGCGGGTTCACGTTTGGCACTGCAAAGACGGCAACAACCACACCTGCTACAGGGTTTTCTTTCTCCACCTCTGGCACTGGAGGGTTTAATTTTGGGGCTCCCTCCCAACCAGCCACAAGTACCCCGTCCACCGGCCTGTTCTCACTCGCCACCCAGACTCCGGCCACACAGACGACAGGCTTCACTTTTGGAACAGCAACTCTTGCTTCGGGGGGAACTGGATTTTCTTTGGGGATCGGTGCTTCGAAGCTCAACTTGAGCAACACAGCTGCCACCCCAGCCATGGCAAACCCCAGCAGCTTTGGGCTGGGCAGCAGCAACCTCACTAATGCCATATCGAGCACCGTCACCTCCAGCCAGGGCACGGCACCCACCGGCTTTGTGTTTGGCCCCTCCACCAGCTCTGTGGCTCCAGCCACCACATCTGGAGGCTTCTCATTCACTGGTGGAAGCACGGCCCAACCCTCTGGTTTCAACATTGGCTCAGCAGGGAATTCAGCCCAGCCCACAGCACCTGCCGCGTTGCCCTTCACTCCGGCTGTGCCAGCAGCCACCACAGCAGGTGCCACACAACCAGCTGCTCCCACAcccacagccaccaccaccagTACTGGGCCCTCCCTCTTTGCGTCAATAGCAACTGCTCCAACCTCGTCTGCCACCACTGGACTCTCCCTCTGTACCCCTGCGACCACAGCGGGAGCCCCCACTGCTGGGACACAGGGCTTCAGCTTAAAGGCACCTGGAGCAGCTTCCGGCACCTCCACGACAACATCCACCGCTGCCAccgccgccaccaccaccaccagcagcagcaccACCGGGTTTGCCTTGAATTTAAAACCACTGGCGCCAGCCGGGATCCCCAGCAATACAGCAGCCGCCGTGACCGCTTCACCTGGCCCTGGTGCAGCCGCAGGGGCGGCTGCCAGCTCCGCCATGACCTATGCGCAGCTGGAGAGCCTGATCAACAAATGGAGCCTGGAGCTAGAGGACCAGGAGCGGCACTTCCTCCAGCAGGCCACCCAGGTCAACGCCTGGGACCGCACGCTGATCGAGAATGGAGAGAAAATCACCAGCCTGCACCGCGAGGTGGAGAAGGTGAAGCTGGACCAGAAGAGGCTGGACCAGGAGCTGGACTTCATCCTGTCCCAGCAGAAGGAGCTGGAAGACCTGCTGAGCCCACTGGAGGAGTTGGTCAAGGAGCAGAGCGGGACCATCTACCTGCAGCACGCGGATGAGGAGCGTGAGAAAACCTACAAGCTGGCTGAGAACATCGACGCACAGCTCAAGCGCATGGCACAGGATCTCAAGGACATCATCGAGCACCTGAACACGTCCGGGGCCCCCGCCGACACCAGCGACCCACTGCAGCAGATCTGCAAGATCCTCAACGCGCACATGGACTCACTGCAGTGGATTGACCAGAACTCAGCCCTGCTGCAGAGGAAGGTGGAGGAGGTGACCAAGGTGTGTGAGGGCCGGCGCAAGGAGCAGGAGCGCAGCTTCCGGATCACTTTCGACTGA
- the NUP62 gene encoding nuclear pore glycoprotein p62 isoform X1, whose translation MSGFNFGGTGAPTGGFTFGTAKTATTTPATGFSFSTSGTGGFNFGAPSQPATSTPSTGLFSLATQTPATQTTGFTFGTATLASGGTGFSLGIGASKLNLSNTAATPAMANPSSFGLGSSNLTNAISSTVTSSQGTAPTGFVFGPSTSSVAPATTSGGFSFTGGSTAQPSGFNIGSAGNSAQPTAPAALPFTPAVPAATTAGATQPAAPTPTATTTSTGPSLFASIATAPTSSATTGLSLCTPATTAGAPTAGTQGFSLKAPGAASGTSTTTSTAATAATTTTSSSTTGFALNLKPLAPAGIPSNTAAAVTASPGPGAAAGAAASSAMTYAQLESLINKWSLELEDQERHFLQQATQVNAWDRTLIENGEKITSLHREVEKVKLDQKRLDQELDFILSQQKELEDLLSPLEELVKEQSGTIYLQHADEEREKTYKLAENIDAQLKRMAQDLKDIIEHLNTSGAPADTSDPLQQICKILNAHMDSLQWIDQNSALLQRKVEEVTKVCEGRRKEQERSFRITFD comes from the coding sequence ATGAGCGGGTTTAATTTTGGAGGCACTGGGGCCCCTACAGGCGGGTTCACGTTTGGCACTGCAAAGACGGCAACAACCACACCTGCTACAGGGTTTTCTTTCTCCACCTCTGGCACTGGAGGGTTTAATTTTGGGGCTCCCTCCCAACCAGCCACAAGTACCCCGTCCACCGGCCTGTTCTCACTCGCCACCCAGACTCCGGCCACACAGACGACAGGCTTCACTTTTGGAACAGCAACTCTTGCTTCGGGGGGAACTGGATTTTCTTTGGGGATCGGTGCTTCGAAGCTCAACTTGAGCAACACAGCTGCCACCCCAGCCATGGCAAACCCCAGCAGCTTTGGGCTGGGCAGCAGCAACCTCACTAATGCCATATCGAGCACCGTCACCTCCAGCCAGGGCACGGCACCCACCGGCTTTGTGTTTGGCCCCTCCACCAGCTCTGTGGCTCCAGCCACCACATCTGGAGGCTTCTCATTCACTGGTGGAAGCACGGCCCAACCCTCTGGTTTCAACATTGGCTCAGCAGGGAATTCAGCCCAGCCCACAGCACCTGCCGCGTTGCCCTTCACTCCGGCTGTGCCAGCAGCCACCACAGCAGGTGCCACACAACCAGCTGCTCCCACAcccacagccaccaccaccagTACTGGGCCCTCCCTCTTTGCGTCAATAGCAACTGCTCCAACCTCGTCTGCCACCACTGGACTCTCCCTCTGTACCCCTGCGACCACAGCGGGAGCCCCCACTGCTGGGACACAGGGCTTCAGCTTAAAGGCACCTGGAGCAGCTTCCGGCACCTCCACGACAACATCCACCGCTGCCAccgccgccaccaccaccaccagcagcagcaccACCGGGTTTGCCTTGAATTTAAAACCACTGGCGCCAGCCGGGATCCCCAGCAATACAGCAGCCGCCGTGACCGCTTCACCTGGCCCTGGTGCAGCCGCAGGGGCGGCTGCCAGCTCCGCCATGACCTATGCGCAGCTGGAGAGCCTGATCAACAAATGGAGCCTGGAGCTAGAGGACCAGGAGCGGCACTTCCTCCAGCAGGCCACCCAGGTCAACGCCTGGGACCGCACGCTGATCGAGAATGGAGAGAAAATCACCAGCCTGCACCGCGAGGTGGAGAAGGTGAAGCTGGACCAGAAGAGGCTGGACCAGGAGCTGGACTTCATCCTGTCCCAGCAGAAGGAGCTGGAAGACCTGCTGAGCCCACTGGAGGAGTTGGTCAAGGAGCAGAGCGGGACCATCTACCTGCAGCACGCGGATGAGGAGCGTGAGAAAACCTACAAGCTGGCTGAGAACATCGACGCACAGCTCAAGCGCATGGCACAGGATCTCAAGGACATCATCGAGCACCTGAACACGTCCGGGGCCCCCGCCGACACCAGCGACCCACTGCAGCAGATCTGCAAGATCCTCAACGCGCACATGGACTCACTGCAGTGGATTGACCAGAACTCAGCCCTGCTGCAGAGGAAGGTGGAGGAGGTGACCAAGGTGTGTGAGGGCCGGCGCAAGGAGCAGGAGCGCAGCTTCCGGATCACTTTCGACTGA